GCCCAGCCGGAAGCCAGCGCCCCCGCCGCGCCCGCGCAGGCCGCACCTGCCCCCGAGGCTCCCGCCGAGAAACCCGCCAGCAAGGGCACGCCCGTCAAGGCGCCCATCGTCGGCACCTTCTACGCGTCCAGCAGCCCCGACGCGCCCCCCTACGTGAAAGTCGGGGATACCGTGGCCGCCGGGCAGGTGCTGTGCATCATCGAGGCGATGAAACTCATGAACGAGATCGAAGCCGAGCAGGGCGGCACCATTCGCGAGATTCTCGTGAAGAACGCCGAACCCGTCGAGTACGGCCAGACGCTGTTCATCATCGAATAATTGCGGTGAACCGGAGGCTAACCCGAGCGGAGCGAGCAGCAACAGGTTCTGAGTCGCGCAGATGAAGGGGTGGGCCGGGCGACGTTCCCGGTGCTCCCCGGAATCGGAGCGGCTCAGAACTCAGCCGACCGAGGTTCGTCTCCCAACCGCTGGAGGCATGCATGTTCAAGAAGATCCTGATCGCCAACCGTGGCGAGATTGCCCTGCGCGTCATCCGGACGGCGCGGGAGATGGGTATCAAGACGGTCGTGGTGTACTCCACCGCCGACGAGAAGAGCCTGCCGGTCCTGCTGGCCGACGAGTCGGTGTGCGTGGGCCCGCCCGCCAGTAACCAGTCGTACCTGAACATCCCGAACATCCTCTCGGCCGCCCTGATGACCGGTGCGGAAGGCATTCACCCCGGGTACGGCTTCATGGCCGAGAACCCGGACTTCGCCGAGATGTGCCGCGAGCACGGCATCACGTTCATCGGCCCGACCCCCGAGAGCATGCGTGCCCTCGGCTCCAAGGCCGGCGGGCGCGAGATCGCCGCCATGAGCAACGTGCCCGTCGTGCCCGGCACCGGCGTGCTGGAAGACACGGACGCCGCCCTGCTGGCCGCCAAGCAGATCGGCTACCCGGTGCTGCTCAAGGCCAGCGCCGGCGGCGGCGGACGCGGCCAGAAAGTCATCCGCACGCAGGACGAACTCGCCAAGGGCTTCGCGCAGGCGCAGGAAGAAGCCAAGCTGTACTTCGGCGACCCCGCCCTCATCATGGAAAAATTCCTGGAGGAATTCCGGCACGTCGAGGTGCAGGTCATGGGCGACGGCAACGGCCACGTGATCCACATCGGCGAACGCGACTGCTCCATCCAGCGGCGCAACCAGAAACTCATCGAGGAAGCCCCCAGCACCCTCCCGGACACGCTGCGTCAGGAGATCCTCGCGGCGGGCGTGCGCCTCGCCAAGCACGTCAACTACGCCGGGGCCGGCACGCTGGAATTCATCGTGGACCGCGACGGCAACTACTACTTCATGGAGATGAACACCCGCATCCAGGTGGAACACTGCGTCTCCGAGGAAATCTCGGGCCTGGACTTCGTGAAACTGCAACTGGAAATCGCGTCCGGCCACGGCCTGAGCATCCAGCAGGACGACGTGGTGCTACGCGGACACGCCATCGAATGCCGCCTGAACGCCGAAGACCCCGACAAGGACTTCCGCCCGGCCGCCGGGAAAATCGAGGACGTGCACTTCGCCGGCGGCCCCGGCGTGCGCGTGGACAGCCACTGCTACACCGGCTATGTGATCCCCCCCCACTACGACAGCCTGATCGGCAAACTGATCGTCCACCACGACACCCGCGAGCAGGCGATCAGCCGCATGAAACGCGCCCTGGAAGAAACCGTCATCCAGGGACCCAAAACCACCATTCCGCTATACGTGAAGATCATGGACAACCCCTTCTACAAACGCGGGGCCGTCATGACCAACTTCCTGAAAACCCGGATGGAGATGTAGGAGCCGATGGCAGATGGTCGGAGGCAGATGGCTGGGGGGCACCCGGCGTCTGCCTCTGCCCGTTTGGGGGAGCGTGACGTGCGGCTCTCGCACCTGTGTGGGCGGGCGTGGCCGGAGGGTGCGCTGCTGGACGCGCTGAAACTCTCCCCTTCCCTGGACGTGCTGGATGTGGGAGCGGGGGACGGTCGGCTGGTGCGGGAGCTGGCGCGGCGGGGGCACGCGGGCCGGGTGGTGGGGGTCGATCCCACGCCGGGGCCGGGCGTGCAGCCCGCGCACGCGGAGGCGTTGCCGTTCCCGGATGCGAGCTTCGACGTGGTGCTGTTCGCGCGGGTTCTGGCCCACCTGCCCGATCAGGCCAGAGCGCTGGCGGAAGCGCGGCGCGTGCTGCGGCCCGGCAGACGGGTGTGGGTGGCAACGCACGGTCCGGCGCACCTGCGGGCCACCTGGGCGGCGCTGGGCCAGCCTCTGGCACCTGGGAAGGCGCATCCGGAACCCGCGTTGACCCTCACCTGCCCGCTCACGCTGACCGCAGACGACGCCCAGTTCCTGCTCGGCACGTACGGGGAAGAGGCGGAGGTTTCCCCCCACCTCTTCCCCGTTCAGGACGCCGCGCAGCTGCTGATCTGGAGGCACTCTCCGTCTCTGTGATGCCAGCTGGCCAGTCGGGGGCCTGCCGGTTGGCCAGCCGCTCCGGTCAACCGGCCAGTTCCGTGGCCGCGCGACGGGGCGCATGCTGCGGGCATGCTTCCTGCCGACCTGCATCAGGCGCTGCGGCCCCTGCTTCCGGAACTTCAGACCCAGCTGCTCGGGGGGTGCCGCCCGGACCCGCTGCGGCACCTGGACATTCAGGTGTCCGCGAAACCCAGTGGGACCGTCACGTTGACTGTTCGCGCCGCGCACGAGGGGGCCCGCTGGGGCCGTACGGCCAGCGTGGACCTGCACCCGCAGTGGTGTGAGGATCATCTGGAACTGCGGGCCGATCCGCCCGAGTACGCGCTCAGCGGCACCTGATACGGACTGCCGTTTGTTTCGCCGACAATCCGGGACTTCACCGGATTGCCAGCTCCACGTCCGGAACCCGCCCCGCTCCCACTCGCTTCGCTCGGACCCAGCGGGCTTTGCAGCCCATTCAATCGGAGTCCGCATGAACCAGAAAGCGCGCCGCGATATCCCACCAGAGGCGATATCGCGGCGCGCGGCCCTGACGGCGCTTACACGGGTTGCGTGGCGGCGATGCGGTCGAGCACGCCGGGGTCTTCGAGGGTACTCGTGTCGCCCTGGATTTCTTTTCCGGCGGCGATCTGGCGCAGGAAGCGGCGCATAATCTTGCCGCTGCGGGTTTTGGGCAGGGCGTCGGCGACGTAGATGGCGTCGGGGCGGGCGAGCGCGCCGATCTCGCGGCTGACGTGGGCGCGCAGTTCGGCGGGGTCGATGGTGCGGTCGCCCTGCGGGAGGACGAACGCGACGACGCATTCGCCTTTCACGTCGTCGGGGCGGCCGACGACGGCGGCCTCGGAGACGCTGGGGTGGGCGACGAGGGCGGATTCGATCTCCATGGTGCCGAGGCGGTGGCCGCTGACGTTCAGGACGTCGTCCACGCGGCCGGTCACGGTGATGTACCCGTCGGCGTCGCGGCGGGCGCCGTCCCCGGCGAAGTACACGCCCTCGATTTCACCCCAGTAGCTCTTGCGGTAGCGGTCGTCGTCGCCGTACACGGTGCGGAGCATGCTGGGCCAGGGGCGTTTGATGACCAGCAGGCCGCCGTCGTCGGGGCCGAGTTCCTCGCCGGTGTGGGTCATGATGGCGGGTTCGATGCCGAACATGGGCAGGCCCGCGCTGCCGGGTTTGCTGGGGTGCGCGCCGGGCAGGGTGGTCAGCATGATGGAGCCGGTCTCGGTCTGCCACCAGGTATCCACGACCGGGCAGCGCCCGCCGCCGATGGTGCGCCAGTACCACATCCACGCTTCGGGGTTGATGGGTTCCCCGACCGAGCCGAGCAGGCGCAGGCTGCTCAGGTCGCGGCTTGCGGGCAGTTCGTCGCCCTGGCGCATGATGGCGCGGATGGCGGTGGGCGCGGTGTACAGGATGGTCACGCGGTGTTTCTGCACGATGTCCCAGAAGCGGCCCCAGTCGGGGTGGTTGGGGGCGCCCTCGTACATGACGACGGTCGCGCCGTTCAGGAGGGGGCCGTACACGCTGTAGGAGTGGCCGGTGATCCAGCCGACGTCGGCGGTGCACCAGTACACGTCGTCGTCGCGCAGGTCGAACACGGCCTGGGTGGTCAGGTACGTGCCGACCATGTACCCGCCGGTGGTGTGCTGCACGCCCTTGGGTTTGCCGGTACTGCCGGAGGTGTACAGGATGAACAGCGGGTGCTCGCTGTCCAGAGGGGCGGCCTCGTGGTCGTCGCTGGCGGCGTTCAGGGCGTCGTGCCAGAACACGTCGCGGCCCTCCTGCATAGGCGCGTCGCAGTCGGCGCGGCACACGACCAGCATCTTCTCCAGGCCCGGCGCGAGCGCGGCGGCGGCGTCGGCGTTCGCCTTGAGGTTCACCAGCGCGCCGCGTCGCTGCCCGGCGTCGGCGGTGATCAGCACGCGGCTCTGCGCGTCGGTGATGCGGTCGGCCAGGGCGCTGACCGAGAACCCGCCGAACACCACTGAATGCACCGCGCCGATGCGGGCGCAGGCGAGCATGGCGATGGCCGCCTCGGGCACCAGGGGCAGGTACAGGGTCACGCGGTCGCCGGGCTGCACGCCCAGGTTCAGCAGGGCGTTCGCGGCCCGTTTGACCTCGCGCAGCAGCTCGGCGTACGTGTAGGTGCGGACCTCGCCGTCCTCGCCTTCCCAGACGACCGCGCGCTTGTCGCCCAGGCCGCGCGCCACGTTGCGGTCCAGGGCGTTGAAGGCGATGTTCGTCTGCCCGCCCACGAACCACTGCGCGTGCGGCGGCTGCCAGTCGAGGACCTGCGTCCAGGGTTTGAACCAGTGCAGCTCTCCGGCCACGCCACTCCAGAAGGTGTCGGGATCGTCGAGGCTCTGGCGGTACAGACGCTCGTAGTCCTCGGCGGAGTAGCGGGCGCGCTCGCGGAAGGCGTCACTGGGCGCGATGACACGCTCCTCGTGCAGCAGGGCGTCGATGTGGTCGCTGGCGGGCATGGGGGACTGGGTCATGCGGGGGACCTCCGGGGACGGCGGGAGCAGGGTGCGCGGGCGCACCGGACAGTGGGACGGTCGGGTTGTGTGTGCCGTCACTGTACTCGCGTCCGGTGGGAATCCGGATGGAACGGGCGCGCAGGTACCGCGCCGGTACTGCACCCGGTTCAAGTTCATGGGGTTCAAGTGCATGGAGTTCAGGCCAGGGCTTCCTGCTGCCGCTGGAGCAGGCGACCCCGCACGCGGCCTTCCAGGGCCAGCAGCAGCAGCGCCGCCAGGAGGGCCAGTCCAGCGATCACGACCCACATCCCGCCCGCGCCCAGAGACTGCAGGAGCGCGCCGCCCAGCAGCGGGGCCAGCAGGGTCGCCAGGCCCGCCATGCTGCCCACCAGTCCGATGTACGTGCCGCGCTGAGCGGGCGGCCCCAGTTCGCTGATGATCGTCTTGCTGATGCCGTACGCGATGATCTCCCCGACGGTCCAGACCGCGACGGCCAGCATGTGCGCCCACAGGGTGTGCGCCACGGCGTGCCCCAGGAAGCCTGCGCCCAGCAGCGCGGCGCCCAGCGCCTGCCAGCGCGGGTGGCCACTGCGGGCGATCAGGTGCCCCAGTGGCAGGCCCAGCAGGACGACCAGGGCGCCGTTCACGGCGAGAACCTGTCCGTACTGCACGGCGCTGAAGCCCTGCTGCGCGAACACCACGGCCAGCACCTTGTAACTCTGGTACGTCAGGCCGAACAGCAGCGAGGCGAGGCAGAACTGCCACAACAGCAGGTCGCGTGGCAGCAACGGGCGGGCGTGTGCCCCCGCGTTGCGGGCGGGCCGGGCAGTGCGGGGATACAGCAGCGCCAGCAGCAGCGCGTAGGCGCCCATGGTGGCGGCGTCCAGCCAGAACAGCAGCCGCATGGACCGCCCGGCCAGCCAGCCACCCAGGATGGGCGCGGTGGCGGCCCCGACGTTGATCGCCCAGTACAGCAGGTTGTACGCGCGGGTCCGCTGCGCGCCCTGCGTGAGTTCCGCGACGGCGGTGCTCGCAGCGGGTTTGTACAGCGCCGACAGCAGCGAGAAGCCCAGCACGCCCGCCGCCGTCCACCAGAAGCCCTGCGCCACCGACAGCGCCAGGATCATGACGGCCCCGCCGCTCAGGGCGAGGATCATGGTGAAGGCCGGGCCGCGCCGGTCGGTCAGCGCCCCGCTGAGGCCCTCAGAGACGAAGCGGCCCAGGCCCAGCATCGCCAGGATCACGCTGACCTGCGTGACGCTCAGCTGCCCCTGCGCCGTCAGGTAGAAACCCAGCAGCGGGACCACGAACTCGCCCAGGCGGTTGAGCAGCGTGCCCCACCACAGCACCCAGAATCCGGTCGGGTAGGCGCGGGCAGCGTGGGTCAGGGCAGTCACACGCGTCATGCTAGGCCACGTTGCGAGCGGGCGCGTCCGCAACTCGGCAGAAGGGGCCCGGCTGCCGCGTGGCGTCCGGGCCCCCTCCTCTGTGCGGGTCATACGGACTGCCGTTTGTTTCGCCAACAATCCGGAACTTCACCGGATTGCCGGCTCCACGTCCGGAACCCGCCCCGCTCCCACTCGCTTCGCTCGGATTGAATGGGCTGCAAAGCCCATTCAATCCGAGGCCGTATCAGTCGTGCGCGGCGACGGTGCCGTCGGTGCCGGCGCCGGTGTACGCGCGGAACTGCATGTCCTCGAAGTCGCGTTCGTCCTGTGCGGTGTTGCGGCGGGCCGCGCCGATCATGGTGCCGATGTACGCGAACAGGAATCCGGCGGGAATGCTGATCAGTCCGGGGTTCTCCAGCGGGAAGATGGCGTTGGCCTGGATCAGGTGACGGCCGGTGGTCAGGGTATCCGGGTCGATCTTCATGATGTTGGGGCTGAGGGCGATCAGCAGCAGCGTGAACAGGATGCCGCCCACGATGCCCCACAGGGCGCCGGTGGCGTTGAATTTCCGCCAGAACAGCGTGAACAGGATGACGGGCAGGTTGGCGCTGGCGGCCAGCGCGAACGCCAGCGCGACCAGGAACGCCACGTTCTGCGTCTTGGCGAGCAGGCCCAGGATGATCGCGGCGATGCCGACGCCGACGGTGGCCATGCGGGCCACACGGAACTGGTCTTTCTCGCTGGCCTGCCCGCCTTTCAGGACGCCGTTGTAGATGTCGTGCGTGAAGCTGGTGCTGGCGCTAATGGTCAGGCCGGCGACGACCGCGAGGATGGTGGCGAAGGCGACAGCGGTCACGAAAGCCAGGCCGAATTCTCCGCCGACGGTGCCGGCCCCGCCGAACAGTGCCTGCGCGAGCAGCGGCGCGGCCATATTCCCGGCGGCGTTGGCCTGCACGATAGCTTCCTTGCCCAGCAGGACGTTCGCGGCGTTGCCCATGAAGGCAGTCATGACGTAGAACGCGCCGATCAGGACCATGGCCCACACGACGCTCTTGCGGGCGTCCTGGGCGGTGGGCACCGTGAAGAAGCGCACCAGGATGTGCGGCAGTCCGGCCGTGCCGAGCACCAGCGCGAGGCACAGGCTGATCAGGTCGATGGGGTTGGTGTACTTCACGCCGGCACCCAGGAATTCCGCGCCGTTTCTGGCCTCGGCCTGACCGAGCAGGTTCGAGAAGCTCCAGCCGAAGCGGTTGAGAATCAGGACGGTCATGACGATGGTGGCGAACATCAGCAGCACGGCCTTGATGATCTGCACCCAGGTGGTGGCGAGCATGCCGCCCACCACGACATACACGATCATCAGGACGCCCACGAGCGGAATGGCGACGTCCGCGCTGATCGCGCCCTTGGAGAGCAGGCTGATCAGGCTGCCGGCCCCGACGACCTGCGCGATCATGTAGAAGGTGCTGATCACGATGGTGCTGACGGCGGCGTAGGTGCGCACGCGGGGGTCTTTCAGGCGGTAGACCAGCATGTCGGCCAGGGTGTACTTGCCGAGGTTGCGCAGCGGTTCGGCCACGATGAACAGGACGGTCAGGTACGCGATGAACCACCCGACCGAGTACATGAACCCGTCGTAACCGTTCAGGGCGATCAGGCCCGTGATGCCCAGGAAGCTGGCGGCACTCATGTAGTCCCCGGCGATGGCGATGCCGTTCTGCGTGGCGCTGATGCGGCCGCCGGCCACGTAGAAGTCGCCGGCGCTGGTGTTGCGCCGGGAGGCCCAGAAGGTGACGGCCAGGGTGATGGCGACGATCAGCGCGGAAAGCAGCAGGGTCACTGGCGGGCCTCTTGCGCGAGGCGGTCGAAGGTGCGGGCCTTGACGATGTACACGTACGCCATGATCCAGCCCATGGCGAACTCGGCGAATGCCAGCACGTACCCGAAGGTGACGTTCCCGAAGACCTTGGTGGCCATCAGGGGCTTGTTATAGCCGGCCAGGACGGGCAGCAGGAAGTACAGCACCAGGAACGCGACGGTCATGATGACGGTGAAGGAGTTGCGCTGCGCGACCAGTTGCTGGTACGAGGCGTTTCTCGGAGTGGTCTGGCCGGGCTGAACGCTGGATACGGTCATATGAACCTCCTGAAGGGGTGCGCCGGGGAAACCGCACTCAGGCGAACGGCCGTCTGAGCGTAGAAAAACTGTGTGGTCTGACGGCCAGCGTAGAAGTCCGTTCAATCAAAAGCAATGAACCCGGTCCAAGATCTTCGTTCCTGTGTCCGGAACATGCGCCGCTGACCGGGCCGCTCGCTGGCCTGCGCCGCGAATGGCGGCGTTCCCGCCAATTGGTGGCCCCTGGGCGGGTATGCTGCGGGTCAATGCTCGTCGACCAGTTGGGGCGTCCCCTCCGTGACCTGCGGATCAGCGTGACTGACCGCTGCAATCTGCGCTGCACCTACTGCATGCCGGCCGAGGTGTTCGGCCCGGAGTACGCCTTTCTGCCGCGCGCCGAACTGCTGAGTTTCGAGGAGATCGAGCGGCTGGCGGGCGCGTTCGTGGCGCTGGGGGTGCGCAAGCTGCGCGTCACGGGCGGCGAACCCACCCTGCGGCGCGACCTGCCGGACCTGATCGGGCGGCTTTCCGGGATCGCGGGCGTGCAGGACGTC
The DNA window shown above is from Deinococcus sp. LM3 and carries:
- the accB gene encoding acetyl-CoA carboxylase biotin carboxyl carrier protein; this encodes MNPNDLKQILDALTYADVREFSLRTGSFDLSLKRGPQAFAAPAPQPAPGPAPLAAPTPAGAPAFAPMPAPSAPAQPEASAPAAPAQAAPAPEAPAEKPASKGTPVKAPIVGTFYASSSPDAPPYVKVGDTVAAGQVLCIIEAMKLMNEIEAEQGGTIREILVKNAEPVEYGQTLFIIE
- the accC gene encoding acetyl-CoA carboxylase biotin carboxylase subunit yields the protein MFKKILIANRGEIALRVIRTAREMGIKTVVVYSTADEKSLPVLLADESVCVGPPASNQSYLNIPNILSAALMTGAEGIHPGYGFMAENPDFAEMCREHGITFIGPTPESMRALGSKAGGREIAAMSNVPVVPGTGVLEDTDAALLAAKQIGYPVLLKASAGGGGRGQKVIRTQDELAKGFAQAQEEAKLYFGDPALIMEKFLEEFRHVEVQVMGDGNGHVIHIGERDCSIQRRNQKLIEEAPSTLPDTLRQEILAAGVRLAKHVNYAGAGTLEFIVDRDGNYYFMEMNTRIQVEHCVSEEISGLDFVKLQLEIASGHGLSIQQDDVVLRGHAIECRLNAEDPDKDFRPAAGKIEDVHFAGGPGVRVDSHCYTGYVIPPHYDSLIGKLIVHHDTREQAISRMKRALEETVIQGPKTTIPLYVKIMDNPFYKRGAVMTNFLKTRMEM
- a CDS encoding class I SAM-dependent methyltransferase, yielding MRLSHLCGRAWPEGALLDALKLSPSLDVLDVGAGDGRLVRELARRGHAGRVVGVDPTPGPGVQPAHAEALPFPDASFDVVLFARVLAHLPDQARALAEARRVLRPGRRVWVATHGPAHLRATWAALGQPLAPGKAHPEPALTLTCPLTLTADDAQFLLGTYGEEAEVSPHLFPVQDAAQLLIWRHSPSL
- the acs gene encoding acetate--CoA ligase, which gives rise to MTQSPMPASDHIDALLHEERVIAPSDAFRERARYSAEDYERLYRQSLDDPDTFWSGVAGELHWFKPWTQVLDWQPPHAQWFVGGQTNIAFNALDRNVARGLGDKRAVVWEGEDGEVRTYTYAELLREVKRAANALLNLGVQPGDRVTLYLPLVPEAAIAMLACARIGAVHSVVFGGFSVSALADRITDAQSRVLITADAGQRRGALVNLKANADAAAALAPGLEKMLVVCRADCDAPMQEGRDVFWHDALNAASDDHEAAPLDSEHPLFILYTSGSTGKPKGVQHTTGGYMVGTYLTTQAVFDLRDDDVYWCTADVGWITGHSYSVYGPLLNGATVVMYEGAPNHPDWGRFWDIVQKHRVTILYTAPTAIRAIMRQGDELPASRDLSSLRLLGSVGEPINPEAWMWYWRTIGGGRCPVVDTWWQTETGSIMLTTLPGAHPSKPGSAGLPMFGIEPAIMTHTGEELGPDDGGLLVIKRPWPSMLRTVYGDDDRYRKSYWGEIEGVYFAGDGARRDADGYITVTGRVDDVLNVSGHRLGTMEIESALVAHPSVSEAAVVGRPDDVKGECVVAFVLPQGDRTIDPAELRAHVSREIGALARPDAIYVADALPKTRSGKIMRRFLRQIAAGKEIQGDTSTLEDPGVLDRIAATQPV
- a CDS encoding MFS transporter, coding for MTRVTALTHAARAYPTGFWVLWWGTLLNRLGEFVVPLLGFYLTAQGQLSVTQVSVILAMLGLGRFVSEGLSGALTDRRGPAFTMILALSGGAVMILALSVAQGFWWTAAGVLGFSLLSALYKPAASTAVAELTQGAQRTRAYNLLYWAINVGAATAPILGGWLAGRSMRLLFWLDAATMGAYALLLALLYPRTARPARNAGAHARPLLPRDLLLWQFCLASLLFGLTYQSYKVLAVVFAQQGFSAVQYGQVLAVNGALVVLLGLPLGHLIARSGHPRWQALGAALLGAGFLGHAVAHTLWAHMLAVAVWTVGEIIAYGISKTIISELGPPAQRGTYIGLVGSMAGLATLLAPLLGGALLQSLGAGGMWVVIAGLALLAALLLLALEGRVRGRLLQRQQEALA
- a CDS encoding sodium/solute symporter (Members of the Solute:Sodium Symporter (SSS), TC 2.A.21 as described in tcdb.org, catalyze solute:Na+ symport. Known solutes for members of the family include sugars, amino acids, nucleosides, inositols, vitamins, urea or anions, depending on the system.) is translated as MTLLLSALIVAITLAVTFWASRRNTSAGDFYVAGGRISATQNGIAIAGDYMSAASFLGITGLIALNGYDGFMYSVGWFIAYLTVLFIVAEPLRNLGKYTLADMLVYRLKDPRVRTYAAVSTIVISTFYMIAQVVGAGSLISLLSKGAISADVAIPLVGVLMIVYVVVGGMLATTWVQIIKAVLLMFATIVMTVLILNRFGWSFSNLLGQAEARNGAEFLGAGVKYTNPIDLISLCLALVLGTAGLPHILVRFFTVPTAQDARKSVVWAMVLIGAFYVMTAFMGNAANVLLGKEAIVQANAAGNMAAPLLAQALFGGAGTVGGEFGLAFVTAVAFATILAVVAGLTISASTSFTHDIYNGVLKGGQASEKDQFRVARMATVGVGIAAIILGLLAKTQNVAFLVALAFALAASANLPVILFTLFWRKFNATGALWGIVGGILFTLLLIALSPNIMKIDPDTLTTGRHLIQANAIFPLENPGLISIPAGFLFAYIGTMIGAARRNTAQDERDFEDMQFRAYTGAGTDGTVAAHD
- a CDS encoding DUF485 domain-containing protein, with product MTVSSVQPGQTTPRNASYQQLVAQRNSFTVIMTVAFLVLYFLLPVLAGYNKPLMATKVFGNVTFGYVLAFAEFAMGWIMAYVYIVKARTFDRLAQEARQ